The DNA sequence GGTggagtaaaaaataagaattctctttttagaaataattatagtgTATTATTTTCTCAAAACATAAGAGGGCATTTTCGaattttaaatgaacaaacaGAAGGGCGTTTTGGTGGAGCTACAAAGACAGACTTGCAAAATGAACATGTACAGAAGGATGCATATGGTCAACCATTGTTACAAGCACAACCTGAGGTTATTTCACCTGGAGTAGGTGAAAAAACTCTTCCAGAAAGAGAAAGTCCATTGATAACtgaaaaaacaagaaaacgTTACTTagatatttgtaaaaaaatacgtAGTAATCAATTTTCATACGACAATTGTGAAATATTTCATAAGTCACCAGAAgttacattatataaaaatttattagatGATAAATCAGAAACAAGATACGATTTAATTGGTTACGGTACCTTAAATGATGTGTCTCTTTATGGTATGAGTTATGCTTTAAATAATGTggatacaattaaaaaatggaataaaaatatatatatattgaattatttaaatataacagaACCATCTATATTagagaaatataatattaacgaaaaaattaatgctagtaaattaattttaccaAATGAAAGTGAGGCACCGAAAGGAAATaggaaatatatgtatttagtTAATGGTTTGCCATGGCCTTTTAAAAGTCATGATACTATATATGAAGtttatcaaaattataatgaagAAGAGAATATGTTATTAATTGCAAATAAATCAGTTAATGAtacctttttaaataatagtaGTTATACAAGAATTTcgaattatgaaaattttttttgtatttatccaaaaagtaaaaattcaTATGAAAAGGGATTAGATTATGTTATATCACTTTATTATGATGTAAATATACCAAAATTTTTACAGAATAATATTCTTAATCAAATATTCCCAAGCTTAGTTTACAGTTTATATAACTCATCAAAAGCCATGACTGAAAAAGGTATGAACTTTACCGAAGaggaaataaagaaaaatccTCTTCCCTTTGAATTAAAGGAAGGAGAAGTTATAAATGAACTTAATGCTGCACAAGCAAATAGCAAAAGTGCACAGTTAGATAAAGCATCTAGTGGGGGAGCCTCCATTTTAAGGATAATATTCATTGATCCATTTACTTTTGTATGGACAGCAAATGTAAGTTTGTTCAAGAAAATATATGTCTTCATAACCAGTATGTTTTAATTTCGCATTCGTATACATACACGAGCACTACATGCAGTTTAAACACAAACAAACGCGAACACTCTCGATGTGCAGTATAAACACCCATATTATCATGTCTTATATTGCATATTATAAGAGTGCAACCATGGACTGTTCATAGCCATGTTTAAAGTATATTTGTGCGAGACATCCAAATGCCGTGTCCtatcatttttacaaatttttgttttccttaAAGGAACCAacaattttcttaaaaaaaagcaaaaaaatcatgaacaaaaaaaaaaaatatatacacatataaatgtatatatatatgtgtatatgtgtgtatgtatatgtatacatatgtgtatggatatgtacatatgtgtataagtatatatatatatatatataacacgaTGCGACATATTTTATGATAACACTGTGTGACATCATATGTAACAGTGTACATTTGACAATATATGCAGCAATATGCCCCAGTACATTTTATgactttttccttttttacttatttttaatttgttctttttcatttatttttaaggatatttgtcttttattttattttatcttatttttttttccccccccTATGTCTTCTTCTCTTCTTGCTCTACTTCTTTCACGTCTTCCTCCACTTCTTCCTCCACTTCTTCCTCCACTTCTTCCTCCACTTTTTCCCCCACTTCTTCCTCCACTTCTTCCTCCACTTCTTCACCCgcttcttcctcttcctcttccttttccttttctcgTGTTAtcatatttacaattttaaaaattttatcctTTGTATTGTGTAACCACTTCTCcttcatcatttttaattttttaagatattttaagaaaatttacGAAAATTGACgaatatttaagaaaaaataattaacttgaaataaatttgttaCAACAAAATAACACAGAAGAATGATGATGATGTGCATGGTTAAGAAGTAAAACTGAGTCTGGCTGTGACTCATGAAAATTGTGTACACACGTATGTCTGCAGGAATATTTGGAGACCATATGTGTgcaaatatagaaatatttcaACTTTGTTGAAAATAAAACCTGACCGTGTCAGGACATTTATTCTTAAGGAAAAACGATTAAAagagttaatatatatgcatatataaaaaagcatTTTAAGAATATGAAAGGAAACACTACTTGTGCATTTTAAAGGGAAAAAGCGAAAGTGTGAAAATGGAGAAGCAAACAAAATggtaaaacataaaaatggCGAAATGCGTTAAgacataaaaacaaaaacaaaatggtaaaaagaatttaagcAAACAAAACAAGAGTAAATAAAACGGATTAAGTCAGAATGGTGAATGCGAAATCATTAAAAGGTGTGCGCagttgttaataatttttgttaagACAATAAtccccaaaaaaaaaaaaaaaatttacaactagtatgtacatatatatatatatatatatatatacatacataaaacaaatgtgtaattaacatatattattaagttTTAGTACTAATATCGTTGAcaataatatgtaaataatcgTAACAGTAGTAGCACCTGAAATAACCCCTTGGTTAAGCAAGCAGTAACAAATATTCCGCTAGGTGTTAACTGTCTTGGGTTGAAAGGGGTTATTATAGGCGCTGCTACTAATAACGTTCCTTTTGCACATTTTGactcattttaatttatttattaatattctgCTTTATCTTACTTGTTCTACTATTGTGGTTTCCTTATACTGCCTCCTCAATCTCTTCAGCTCCTGATATTCTCTTCCCTCTCTCCCCCCCCATTTTGCGCAAGCATCCTAATGGCTAAAAAATAATCTAATGGATAACTAAATTTAATTACAAATGTAGGTGTAACTCCCTTTGATCACTTTATATAACACACTATACTTCATTATACTTCGTTATACTTCATTATACTTCGTTATACTTCATTATACTTCGTTATACTTCATTATACTTCGTTATACTTCATTATACTTCGTTATACTTCATTATGCTGCATTATGCTTATTTTGCTGCATTATGCTTATTTTGCTTCATTGTGCTTATTTTGCcctttttattgttttatttctgCTTTTCCATGTGTGCGAGCACTTGTAGTATCACTACCTGTACTTACTGCTACTTACCTGTATTTCTACTCCCACCCGTGGGTGCTATGTCAGATGGCCTTTAATTGGTAATAGAGCCAgcaaaagaggaaaaagtACCACAGCAAAAAGGAGATGGTGGAAAAGGCAATTAACGAGATTGACAAAAGTGTAGCATTTAAGACAACTTGATCACAATAATTCTGTCTGATTCTATTTAACTCATTAACAACTCTGTTGCaactcatattttttattaaggattcaacagtagtaataattaattcttttaacgAATTGAATCCATTCTTAATTtttgcaaatatatttaatatatcagCAAAGTTTATACTATCAACAGAATTAACTAAATATTTTCGTATTATAGAACTACTTTGTGCTTTATCTTTATCCTTTGGTGTGTATTCATCCCATCCAATCTTTTTTGTTACAGTATTGTCTAAATCGCTTAGAtcgaatattttttcctttagaATTTTAGCtttctttataaatatattaacaacgTTATCTAAGTCGTTTTTTAGCACATCattgtttaatttattacGTAGATTGATATATTTCAGATCATTTATGCTAGACTTATagcaaatattatatttatttatatttttttcacatgTAGTATCTTCAAAACATAATGCATAgttatcattaaaaaagtacCTGTTCAAATGactaatatattcatttataccCCAGAGACTCCAAACCCCAAAGCGAACATTATCCCTTGTAACACCTGTTACTAGTAAAGATTTTTTAAGagatattaattttatattatctaaATATTGATTATTATCCTTTTTGACAACTATTACCCATAAGTAATCCAAAAAACTActagtatttttattaaaagttTGCTTAATTCTTGTAAAGAAAGTGCCATATTCCATTATTctattttctatttcatttatatcaaaagaattaattttgtttagaATATTAGTAGCtaaattttcttctattattgaagattttttattttttaagcaaTACTCAAGTAATGTATCAGTAAAAACCtcaaaatttaattcattttttaatactcGTTCTGATATTACACATGTTGTCCCTCCTATGATGGATACGCTTAGTATTACCGTGCCCATTAAGAGAGTTACGATTGTAAGAAATCCAAAGTAAGCACTAAATACTCCAAATAGATCtaagaaaaaatgattacTGTTTGATATATTcccttttattaaataaaaaataaagagaaatagTCCTATTAATATAAGTACTGGAGGTAATAATAAGATAAACTTTGCGATTAACAAtgttaatgtatatttacgtatattatctttaattttatatttacgtgTAATATCGTATACTGATTTATTAACTAACTCAAATTTTGTTGTTATCTtatctatattttcttttaacgATTGTTCTATACTCATGTCAACATTAGTGATAGCTGCTTTAATTACGTTCTTCCCATGTTTTATTGTCATCTGTGTATTCTGCAAATATCCATCTCCTTGTGTTATTATACTATCTAGCACTTCTTTTATCCTCATTAGTACAGGGTAGGAGTGATAGTAACCTTCCTCTAGCGCCTTGTTGTTGTTATGAATGTTCGTTCGTAATCTTTTTATGTTGTTAAAGAATTTTATGTAGTCTAAAATTAAAtggcacaaaaaaaaaaaaaaaaaaaaaaaaaaaaaggtaagtTGACTAAGCTGACAATTGTAACAGAGTTTACAACGGTAAACACTTTTGCAAATGTAAAAAAGTTTACaaagatgataaaaaatgCAGAAGCAGTGACAACATGTAGAAACGCGGGAACGAGATATATACATGGAGGTACACATATAAGAAATCAAATCGACACCAGTGTGTGCGCATTGCAGTGGATACCTGAGAAGAAGGGGATAGAATTTTCCTCATCGAGGTGTATATCTTGCCTAATTTGGTCTTTCacattttgatatttttctaCAATGATTACTACTTCATTTAAAATGGTTTCTACAGAATAACAAACTTCGTCTACTTTTGCATTATTAGAGCATCTGTCGACCAAAACATTCTCTATACTTTTAGATACACTACAGATATTCATGTGAATACCATTCTTCGTTTTCAAAAAACGGTATATGAACCAGGAACCCAAGAAAACAAGGAAACATAAcaaaatacacaaaaatgAATAAGATATAATACTGgacattctttttttcaaatttttaatacCATCTTTCTTTTCATCTCTAGGTTTTTCTCTTCCATGTTCGTATCGTCCTTCATGACGTTCTTCATTTAGTGCTTCATTTCCTATCCCATTTCCTACTCCATTTCCTATCCCATTTTCTACTCCATTTTCTATCCCATTTTCTACTCCATTTCCTACTCCATTTCCTATCCGATTTTCTACTCCATTTTCTACTCCATTTCCTATCCCATTTTCTACTCCATTTCCTGTCCCATTTTCTACTCCATTTCCTATCCCATTTCCTACTCCATTTCCTATCCCATTTCCTATCCCATTTCCTACCCCATTTCCTATCCCATTTCCTACCCCATATTCCATCCCGCTTTCTTTTCTTACTTCCCCTTCATCCTCCTTTTTACATATTCTACAggcaaatatttttaagattCTTCTAAAGCACTTAGTATACAAAAACAAGGTAGAAAAGTAGACACAAGTAAAAATTGCAAGGAAATATACACACGTTACGACATATTGGTTTCTTTTCAGTATGTTCATTACACTCCTTAAgttaaatttagaaaaatctTCCATCCTCCAtgatgtataaaatatattcaatatactcttagaaaatttatttgaatCATTTGATGGAAaagtttcatttttattaccaCTACAAAAGTAGCCAAATTCGCTACCTATAATatgatttaatttatttaattgttcCTTTATTAATTCCGTTTTTTTGATGTATATTCCTAACTCGTAATTATCCCCCATTTTTCATACAAGACCATAAGACCGAGTaaggaggaaaaaaataaagtaaaacgGAATGTCTACACACATATAAActcccatatatatatatgtaagaatatatgtaagaatatatgtaagaatatatgtaagcatttatatatgtaagcgtttatatatgtaagcgtttatatatgtaagcgtttatatatgtaagcatttatatatgtaagcgtttatatatgtaagcatttatatatgtaagcatttatatatgtaagcgtttatatatatattcatgcaTGCATGGGAACTCCTGAAGCAAATAAACTCAAGACAAGTTAAGTGTACGTAGAAGAATGCTCATACAATAAGGGAGagtaataaacaaaaaaaagcaagATAGTGTTGTCTTAAAATGTATgcgttaaaatttttattttttggcAACAAAAACCACGTTCATTTTGTTTCCACTTTAttcatgaaaaaaatttatgtacatatatgagtaagcatatatatgcatgcgtacaaatataaacataatacatgtacacatttATACTCAGgtagtatttatttatttaattatacacttatatatatacacacatatatatttaattatgcgcatatacatatatatatatatatatgcactcTTGCAAATTCTCTTCCTTGAAAAATtgctatatttattaagaatataacatatgttcatatggaataaaaaaataaaaagttacaAATATCCCGAAAAGTGTCTCCATGTTTTTAACAATTTTGCACActacaataattatattaattttatttatgatcTTCTTAAAAGAACACAATTCATACATGAACTTAAAAATTTGTCGTAATAATCTAACAtcgaaaacaaaaaaataaaataaaatgaaatgaaaaaagacaaaatatagaaataacgAAATTACCAAATGACAAAGGGACAAAATGACAAAATGACAAAATGACGAAATtataaagacaaaaaaaagttcaaaaaaaaaacaaaaacaaaatatgtttttgAAGGCTTTTACACCACGCAATTATAAAAACTATTTACAACTTTATTTCTGCATGTAAACAACAAACGAAAATTCCCTCAAAATTAAGGAGAGTAcaagtgtatatatgttatataatatattatatatcataatattttttatttttctgaaaattatttaaaattgtcCTCATCAGTGGGTATGTAAtatgcattattttattttttttatcgtaCATTATATTACAGTATATTGCAttgtattaattatattatattatattatcttaCATTATATGCGTTATATTATCTTACATTATATGCGTTATATTATCTTACATTATgcgtattatattatttaatattttatgtattatattatcttatattaatacttaatttttatttattttactctcCCCCATCTTATCCATTAACACATTTTTTACACCAACATGTGTTATTTACGTAAAATGCATTATTTGtgtaaacatatttattatttgcataaatatatattttttacgaaaacatatttatataaacagaaaaaaaaaaaagaaaaaaatatattttatttaaaaataaacta is a window from the Plasmodium malariae genome assembly, chromosome: 2 genome containing:
- the PmUG01_02019400 gene encoding StAR-related lipid transfer protein, putative, producing the protein MILKKNKYIVLTFLLALFEYLCHDGKYKLKNITDRAKFQHNDLSLILSHLYIKKLPFVNALFGNDMSSDGSDSCRDNPALGRCHFPEKGSCSRYVNGGVKNKNSLFRNNYSVLFSQNIRGHFRILNEQTEGRFGGATKTDLQNEHVQKDAYGQPLLQAQPEVISPGVGEKTLPERESPLITEKTRKRYLDICKKIRSNQFSYDNCEIFHKSPEVTLYKNLLDDKSETRYDLIGYGTLNDVSLYGMSYALNNVDTIKKWNKNIYILNYLNITEPSILEKYNINEKINASKLILPNESEAPKGNRKYMYLVNGLPWPFKSHDTIYEVYQNYNEEENMLLIANKSVNDTFLNNSSYTRISNYENFFCIYPKSKNSYEKGLDYVISLYYDVNIPKFLQNNILNQIFPSLVYSLYNSSKAMTEKGMNFTEEEIKKNPLPFELKEGEVINELNAAQANSKSAQLDKASSGGASILRIIFIDPFTFVWTANVSLFKKIYVFITSMF
- the PmUG01_02019500 gene encoding conserved Plasmodium protein, unknown function, which gives rise to MGDNYELGIYIKKTELIKEQLNKLNHIIGSEFGYFCSGNKNETFPSNDSNKFSKSILNIFYTSWRMEDFSKFNLRSVMNILKRNQYVVTCVYFLAIFTCVYFSTLFLYTKCFRRILKIFACRICKKEDEGEVRKESGMEYGVGNGIGNGVGNGIGNGIGNGVGNGIGNGVENGTGNGVENGIGNGVENGVENRIGNGVGNGVENGIENGVENGIGNGVGNGIGNEALNEERHEGRYEHGREKPRDEKKDGIKNLKKRMSSIISYSFLCILLCFLVFLGSWFIYRFLKTKNGIHMNICSVSKSIENVLVDRCSNNAKVDEVCYSVETILNEVVIIVEKYQNVKDQIRQDIHLDEENSIPFFSDYIKFFNNIKRLRTNIHNNNKALEEGYYHSYPVLMRIKEVLDSIITQGDGYLQNTQMTIKHGKNVIKAAITNVDMSIEQSLKENIDKITTKFELVNKSVYDITRKYKIKDNIRKYTLTLLIAKFILLLPPVLILIGLFLFIFYLIKGNISNSNHFFLDLFGVFSAYFGFLTIVTLLMGTVILSVSIIGGTTCVISERVLKNELNFEVFTDTLLEYCLKNKKSSIIEENLATNILNKINSFDINEIENRIMEYGTFFTRIKQTFNKNTSSFLDYLWVIVVKKDNNQYLDNIKLISLKKSLLVTGVTRDNVRFGVWSLWGINEYISHLNRYFFNDNYALCFEDTTCEKNINKYNICYKSSINDLKYINLRNKLNNDVLKNDLDNVVNIFIKKAKILKEKIFDLSDLDNTVTKKIGWDEYTPKDKDKAQSSSIIRKYLVNSVDSINFADILNIFAKIKNGFNSLKELIITTVESLIKNMSCNRVVNELNRIRQNYCDQVVLNATLLSISLIAFSTISFLLWYFFLFCWLYYQLKAI